A segment of the Raphanus sativus cultivar WK10039 unplaced genomic scaffold, ASM80110v3 Scaffold1904, whole genome shotgun sequence genome:
ATTCTACTTATCACAAGGGCCAATCACAAGATCTCAAACCAGAAAGATTGAAAATTCGATTGCAGCCTTGGTttactccaaaccaaaccaaatcgatgatcaaaaccaagtcaagctctttaatcattcagtctttggtcttgcctagttttcctttctttctcgtgaactacaagtcttagtctttgctttgttttcccatgttgttttccttttctacaaatactttggtttcgatttcaataagatcattcacctttttgattaaaatctctcttatcattgtgaatcccttgttcatctttgaacattgatctgctgaggagttcattctccaattgcaacttggCTTTGATCCTTActtgagttcattctcttgatcaaagtctctcatctatccatcaatcatccatccgtgagttcccatccacaaaaccatctatcatcacccttttaccattccgcaaacacccatcaaaccatcaaaccattgatccaaccttcaaagatcagggaaagtgaaccatattacaaccagggttctatcaggtggtatcagagcagattgaaggctcgtgatctagggtttgtttcgcaaaaactctttaaattcttctctctttcgttttGGGAACCTCGATTGATCTCTGTGAAACTCCATtctcttatctatctatctaatattgcgggggggccaaccagttaaaaaaaaaaaaagaaagatcaaagtatctaagaaagctgaagagaaatccagctagactgaagagaaatccagtctctggtggtaaagctccctgcccattaaatcccttaatactgtctatctctttctttagttgGGGTTGGGGTTTTGTTCTTTGAAGCATTGATCTTTGTTGACTGCTGAGCTCTTGGATTCACAAAGAAACTTCACCACaaagttgagagaaacacttgagagaaataCTTGTGAGGCTTCAACTATAATACTTGTGTACTTACTTTTCTTGTCGAGTTTCTTAACAGGAAGTCATGTCTGAAAGTGATCTGGAACGAGAGGGAAGACCAGCAGCTAGACTGGATAAAACTCAGATGGATGCCTTGATAGCTACTCTTATGCATGAGATGGATAAAAAGCTTGAGTTTGCTGGGGTTACCCGTtctactaatgatgttttgggtaATACTTCACAGGTTAGGAGAGCAGCTAGGGAAAAGAGGAGAGGAAAACGACCTACCGTTGCTAATGATCTAGACTCCTCTTCTGGACGTAGCACAGATGAAGATCGAACAGAAAGGTCCATCAGGTCAGGACGTGCAGCTTCTCAAACCAGATCAGACCGTGCAATGTCTCAAACTAGACATACTACTCGACGTGCACCAAGGGAGAGACCTGATGATCGTCTTGGGAACCTTAAGCTTCGGATACCTGTCTTTGGAGGCACTAGCAATCCCGATGACTATCTtgattgggagaagaagattgaattggtGTTTGACTGCCAAGACTATTCggaaaagaagaaggtgaggcttgctgtaactgagttcaatggttatgcgttgcattggtgggatcagattgttacttcaagaaggaggactggagaagcacaagttgcatcctggtatgaactcaagactcttatGAAGAAACGCTTTGTGCCAAGCTATTATGGGAAAGATGTGCATCAAAAACTCAGAAGGCTTACCCAAGGCACGAGGGGAGTAGAGGAatactatcaggagatggaaacTCTTATGCTTAAAGGTGGTGTAGACGAGTCAGCTGAAGCTACCATGGCTCGCTTCCAGGCTGGGTTAAGCAGAGATATTCAGGATCGCATAGAGATGTATGAGTATGAGGATATCTTTGAGTTGCTACACAAGTCTATCCTCATAGAGCAGCAACTAAAGAGAAAGCATCCAACCAAGGGTTCCTATGGCAACAACTACAAGACGTCCACTACCAAGGATGAGAAACCAATTGTGAATGCAAAGGAGGAACTCAAGGGATATCAGCGTGATGATAAAGGAAAGGCACCAGCAACCAGagcaagagatgtgaagtgtttcaagtgtcatGGTTTtggacactatgccaatgagtgtaccaacaagaaggtgatgctACTTTTGGATAATGGTGATATGatatctgaggaagagaatgTTGATGCCTCAGAAGAAGAGTTGATAGACTATCCAGTCCGAGGTcagctcctggttacaagaagatcccttcaggtccaatccaaaccagaagacatagatcaaagggagaatctctttcatactcgttgtactgtttatgataaagtttgtagcttgattatagatggtgggagttgtactaatgttgctagtgaatctcttgtagcaaagcttggATTGAAAACAGGAAAGCATCCTAAACCTTACCCACTTCAATGGCTGAATGAAGGAGGCGAGTTGATGGTTACTGAACAAGtaatggttcctataaccattgggagaTACCAGGATGAGATAGTGTGTGACGTTCTACCTATGGATTCCAGCCACATCCTCTTAGGAAGGCCCTGGCAGTTTGATAAAAGAGCAATCCATGATGGTTTTACAAACCGCCATTCTTTCACCCACCGAGACAAGAAGATTGTTCTAGCTCCCTTATCTCCACAAGAAGTGCATGAGGATCAACTGCAGCTAAAACTCCGACGCCAAGAAGCCAAGAAAGATTCAACTGAATCACATAAGATGGGGTCTAATCTTATGGCCAAAAACAGTGAGGTTAAGAAAGCTTTCTTTCTTAAACAACCTttacttctctttgtttttaaagGTGCACTAACTGCTTCTAACCTTGCACCGGAGCTTCCGAAAGATCTTCAATTCATCTTGCAGGATTATggtgatgtgtttccagaagatagtcCAGCAGGTCTGCCTCCTTTCCGTGGtattgaacaccaaatagatctggttccaggcgcctctcttcctAACCGGCCTGCCTATAGGACCAATCCAGATGAGACCAAGGAGCTGCAAAGACAAGTGGATGAGCTGATGGAGAAAGGGCACATCCGAGAGAgcatgagtccatgtgctgtgcCAGTACTTTTAGTgcccaagaaagatggaagctggcgcatgtgtgttgactgcagagccattaACAACATTACTGTGAAGTACAGGTATCCTATTCCTAGGCTCGATGATATGTTAGATGAATTGCACGGTTCTTGTGtgttctctaagatagatttgaaaagtggttatcatcaaattaggatgagggaaggggatgaatggaaaactgctttcaaaacaaaacatgggttgtatgagtggcttgttatgccatttgggcttacgaatgcacctagcactttcatgagattgatgaatcatgttctaagagctttcataggtcattttgttgtagtatactttgatgatatcctgatCTACAGCAAAAATATGATTGAACATGTTAATCATTTGAAAACTGttttagaagtgcttaggaaggagTCTCTTTTTGCTAACTTCAagtgatacaagcctaagctgtCAAAGGCTCACAAAATTTCTGAATAAACAGATCTTAAGCGAAGGGATAGATATCAAGATGTTGATGGATCGAAGAGCACCACAAAGGCTGCGTAAGACCTTTGATACAACTCAAACACTCAAGATCTTGGAGGTACTGGTCTCAACAAGACAAGAGAAACAAAGTTTTACAAGAGAAAACTTCAAAGGGAAACAAAGGTTTCATTTTAATTCAATATTTCAAGTCTGAATACAAAGAAGCAAATGCAAGAGCTTTTATAAGCTCGACCAAGGCTGgtcaaatacaaataaatcaccataaaagaaaataataatcagaaTAAATCATAACTCAATCAAAGGTTTGATTGGTATGACCATTATTGCTTGATCTTGGCCAAATAAGGAGATGTGTGGAGGTTCCTTGTATCTGGACAGCTTGGGGAGGTAAGTGAGCTGTTTTGGAACCAAATTAATCACTTGGAGAATCTCTACCACGAGCTCATCAAGCAATAGCAAGATATGAGGTGCCTTGAATGTGAAATGttccaaataaggcaagtcgagagctggtttgaccggttttgggaaattgatcaTATCTCCTAATTTCCTTGACCAATTCTCTTGATTCCGGGCTTTCTGCAAAGCTGAGAAATCCCTCTTGAAGCCCATGATTGTTTCTGATGAAGACTGCTTCATGTCTGGGCTTGAATCTTCTTCTAAAGCctggtactcgcagatggacgGGCTAGAAAACTTATgacttgtaaaattcataacgtCTTGCTCCATGAATATTATGGCCCGATTCCAATTGAGTTGGACttcttcttgagtgtagaatccaataaAATTGGCCTCGTGATTAAAACCCTCCTGGTTTATAAGATATGTcatttttagtgcacatatgtCCTGGTTAGCGCCTTGGCTGGTTTGGTAAGGTGTTGAGTTGACCATCTGATTGGCTTCTGGTACAGCTACGGTTTTAGATATTGCTTCAGCTTCTGGTTTAATGACCACATCCTCAATGTTGACAGTTGATATGAGAATATCATCAGTTGATATCAGGACTACATCATTCCCTCTTTCTTCAAAAAGTTTTGTCCTCAAAACTTGTTCATGCGACATGGTGAGGTCACTTGAATGTTGTTGGACCGCTTCTTGTGGCTCCTCCTTTTCAGTGGGCACTTTTGGTGGTGGAGACTCATCTGGTGGATCAGGCGGCTCAGGCTCTTTGGTGGCAAGCTCAATTTGGACTGCTCGTTGAAATAGCTCTTCTAAATCACAGCATGTGTATCTTCGTAGGTAAACATGTATCTCATCTCTCAGTCCATTAACAAACTGATCCAAGACATCCTCATTACTTACTCCTGGATTGAGCCGAGTGCGGAGGTACTTGAACTGACTGTGATACTCCATGACTGTTTTATCATCTTGGCAAAGCGTACGAAACTGCCTCCGGATTTCATGATACCGATCACGTGGGATGTATTGCTTCCTCAAGAGATTCTTCATCTCATCCCAAGTTGGTTGTCGCAAATGTCCAGAAGTATATTGGCTCCACCAATCTTGAGCGTGGTTGATGAGTTGATCAGCTGCAATGAACACCTTCTCAAAATCTGGACGGTCACAAAGGATGAAGAACTCATTCATCTTGTGCTCCCATTCAAAGTACTCATCAGGATCTGATCCTCcagtaaaataataatcttctaACTTTAAGAGATTCCAAAGATGGCTCGCCAtttcttcttttggtttttttttttttttgaaagaaacttagaaaaaaaaaaacagaaaagaagcaaagatgaaaaaaaaaaaaatttgtttttcccaatttttttttttttttgagaatagaatgaaaaagaagaaagcaaaAACACAGAAAGATAAATGATAGGAGcttttagctctgataccaaaatgatacaagcctaagctgtCAAAGGCTCACAAAATTTCTGAATAAACAGATCTTAAGCGAAGGGATAGATATCAAGATGTTGATGGATCGAAGAGCACCACAAAGGCTGCGTAAGACCTTTGATACAACTCAAACACTCAAGATCTTGGAGGTACTGGTCTCAACAAGACAAGAGAAACAAAGTTTTACAAGAGAAAACTTCAAAGGGAAACAAAGGTTTCATTTTAATTCAATATTTCAAGTCTGAATACAAAGAAGCAAATGCAAGAGCTTTTATAAGCTCGACCAAGGCTGgtcaaatacaaataaatcaccataaaagaaaataataatcagaaTAAATCATAACTCAATCAAAGGTTTGATTGGTATGACCATTATTGCTTGATCTTGGCCAAATAAGGAGATGTGTGGAGGTTCCTTGTATCTGGACAGCTTGGGGAGGTAAGTGAGCTGTTTTGGAACCAAATTAATCACTTGGAGAATCTCTACCACGAGCTCATCAAGCAATAGCAAGATATGAGGTGCCTTGAATGTGAAATGttccaaataaggcaagtcgagagctggtttgaccggttttgggaaattgatcaTATCTCCTAATTTCCTTGACCAATTCTCTTGATTCCGGGCTTTCTGCAAAGCTGAGAAATCCCTCTTGAAGCCCATGATTGTTTCGGATGAAGACTGCTTCATGTCTGGGCTTGAATCTTCTTCTAAAGCctggtactcgcagatggacgGGCTAGAAAACTTATgacttgtaaaattcataacgtCTTGCTCCATGAATATTATGGCCCGATTCCAATTGAGTTGGACttcttcttgagtgtagaatccaataaAATTGGCCTCGTGATTAAAACCCTCCTGGTTTATAAGATATGTcatttttagtgcacatatgtCCTGGTTAGCGCCTTGGCTGGTTTGGTAAGGTGTTGAGTTGACCATCTGATTGGCTTCTGGTACAGCTACGGTTTTAGATATTGCTTCAGCTTCTGGTTTAATGACCACATCCTCAATGTTGACAGTTGATATGAGAATATCATCAGTTGATATCAGGACTACATCATTCCCTCTTTCTTCAAAAAGTTTTGTCCTCAAAACTTGTTCATGCGACATGGTGAGGTCACTTGAATGTTGTTGGACCGCTTCTTGTGGCTCCTCCTTTTCAGTGGGCACTTTTGGTGGTGGAGACTCATCTGGTGGATCAGGCGGCTCAGGCTCTTTGGTGGCAAGCTCAATTTGGACTGCTCGTTGAAATAGCTCTTCTAAATCACAGCATGTGTATCTTCGTAGGTAAACATGTATCTCATCTCTCAGTCCATTAACAAACTGATCCAAGACATCCTCATTACTTACTCCTGGATTGAGCCGAGTGCGGAGGTACTTGAACTGACTGTGATACTCCATGACTGTTTTATCATCTTGGCAAAGCGTACGAAACTGCCTCCGGATTTCATGATACCGATCACGTGGGATGTATTGCTTCCTCAAGAGATTCTTCATCTCATCCCAAGTTGGTTGTCGCAAATGTCCAGAAGTATATTGGCTCCACCAATCTTGAGCGTGGTTGATGAGTTGATCAGCTGCAATGAACACCTTCTCAAAATCTGGACGGTCACAAAGGATGAAGAACTCATTCATCTTGTGCTCCCATTCAAAGTACTCATCAGGATCTGATCCTCcagtaaaataataatcttctaACTTTAAGAGATTCCAAAGATGGCTCGCCAtttcttcttttggtttttttttttttgaaagaaacttagaaaaaacaaaaacagaaaagaagcaaagatgaaaaaaaaaaaaatttgttttcccaatttttttttttttttgagaatagaatgaaaaagaagaaagcaaaAACAGAAAGATAAATGATAGGAGcttttagctctgataccaaaaatgatacaagcctaagctgtCAAAGGCTCACAAAATTTCTGAATAAACAGATCTTAAGCGAAGGGATAGATATCAAGATGTTGATGGATCGAAGAGCACCACAAAGGCTGCATAAGACCTTTGATACAACTCAAACACTCAAGATCTTGGAGGTACTGGTCTCAACAAGACAAGAGAAACAAAGTTTTACAAGAGAAAACTTCAAAGGGAAACAAAGGTTTCATTTTAATTCAATATTTCAAGTCTGAATACAAAGAAGCAAATGCAAGAGCTTTTATAAGCTCGACCAAGGCTGgtcaaatacaaataaatcaccataaaagaaaataataatcagaaTAAATCATAACTCAATCAAAGGTTTGATTGGTATGACCATTATTGCTTGATCTTGGCCAAATAAGGAGATGTGTGGAGGTTCCTTGTATCTGGACAGCTTGGGGAGGTAAGTGAGCTGTTTTGGAACCAAATTAATCACTTGGAGAATCTCTACCACGAGCTCATCAAGCAATAGCAAGATATGAGGTGCCTTGAATGTGAAATGttccaaataaggcaagtcgagagctggtttgaccggttttgggaaattgatcaTATCTCCTAATTTCCTTGACCAATTCTCTTGATTCCGGGCTTTCTGCAAAGCTGAGAAATCCCTCTTGAAGCCCATGATTGTTTCTGATGAAGACTGCTTCATGTCTGGGCTTGAATCTTCTTCTAAAGCctggtactcgcagatggacgGGCTAGAAAACTTATgacttgtaaaattcataacgtCTTGCTCCATGAATATTATGGCCCGATTCCAATTGAGTTGGACttcttcttgagtgtagaatccaataaAATTGGCCTCGTGATTAAAACCTCCTGGTTTATAAGATATGTcatttttagtgcacatatgtCCTGGTTAGCGCCTTGGCTGGTTTGGTAAGGTGTTGAGTTGACCATCTGATTGGCTTCTGGTACAGCTACGGTTTTAGATATTGCTTCAGCTTCTGGTTTAATGACCACATCCTCAATGTTGACAGTTGATATGAGAATATCATCAGTTGATATCAGGACTACATCATcaagaaatgtacttttggagcagatcaccttgtgtttttaggctttgttgttacaGCTCAAGGAATCAAAGtggatgaagaaaagatcaaagcaatcCGAGAGTGGCCTATTCCAAAGAATGTGAGTGAGGTCCGGAGCTTCCATGGTTtggctggtttctacaggaaatttgtgaaagatttcagcaccatagccGCACCACTCACTGAGGtaatcaagaagaatgtgggtTTTAAATGGGATGatgcacaagaagaagctttccaaaccttgaaagggaagttgactgaagctCCTTTACTTGCTTtacctgatttttctaagactttcgaaatagaatgtgatgcttctggtgtaggAATTGGGGCTGTACTGATGCAGGAGAAGAGACcaattgcttatttcagtgagaagctaggagGAGCCATGGCGAATTATCCCACCTATGACAAGGAGCTATACGCTTTGATCAGGGCCCTAgagacttggcaacactacctttggccaaaagaattcgtgatccacactgatcatgaatcactcaaacATCTTAAAGGGCAGCACAAGCTTAACAAGAGGCACGCCAAATGGGTAGAATTCCTTGAAACTTTTCCTTATGTGATTCATTACaaacaaggaaaagaaaatgtggtagctgatgctttgtctaggAGGTATGCTTTGCTTGCTGCCATGGAAACAAAACTGTTAGGATTTGATCAGATTAAGACTtattatgctgatgatcctgatttcaaagtAGTGTTCAAAGATTGTGAAAAGCATGCTAGTGGGAAGTACTTTAGGTCTGAtgggtttcttttctttgagACTCGTCTATGCTtacctcagtgttctttgagagagttgtatcttagggaatctcatggaggtggactaatgggacactttggcgTTGATAAGACACTCAGCACCTTGaaggaacacttctactggccaagcatGAGGAAAGATGTTGAGAAACACTGCAGCCGATGCATAGTTTGCACTCAAGCTAAAGCTAAGAACCGacctcaaggtttgtacactcctctccctattcctgatgcaccttgggtagacttatcaatggattttgtgcttGGATTGCCTAGAACTAAGAGAGGAAGGGATTCGATTTTTGTGGTAGTAGACAGGTTTTCAAAAATGGCACATTTTATTGCTTGCAACAAGACTGATAGTGCTGTTAATGTTGctgatcttttctttagagaagttgtgcgtttgcatggaatgcctagaaccattgtgtctgatagggatactaagttccttagttacttctggaaaactctttggtctagATTGGGAactaagcttttgttttctactacttgtcaccctcagactgatggacaaactgaagtagttaataggactTTGTCATCTCTCTTGCGTACTGTGGTTAAGAAAAACATTAagtcttgggaagattgtttacctcatgttgagtttgcttacaatcatTCAGTTCATAGAACCACTAAGCATTCTCCTTTccagattgtgtatggttttagtCCTTTGACTCCATTAGATCTTTTGCCTTTGCCCATTAATGAACAGACTAACcttgatggaaaggccaaggccgagtatgttgtttctttgcatgagcaggttaagaagaacattGAAGAAAGAACTAAGGCTTATGCAAAGCAAGCTAACAAAAAGAGGCGTGAGCTGATTCTAGAGCCAGGAGACTTGGTGTCAATTTACTTGAGGAAAGATAGGTTCCCTGCTGAAAGGAAGTCTAAACTTCTACCAAGGACGGATGGTCCTTTCAAAGTGCTTGAacggatcaacaacaatgcttaTAAAATTGATCTTGAAGGGAAGTACACTGTTAGCTCTACTTTCAATATTGCTGATCTGATTCCTTATCATGCTGACGAGTTGGTTTCTTATGTTGATctagatttgaggtcaaatccttttaaaggaggaggggatgatgcacccatggttgagctagaagagagtgatggagctgaggAGAGTGTCGGAGCTGAACTGGAGCTAAGTAGGAGTGACACTGAACCAGAAGCTGATCAGGAGCTAAGTGAGAGTgacatagaagatgaagtagaagcagctCGATCCAAAGAAGAGAAGCCCATATCCGATCAAACTCAAGACCCATTCTACTTATCACAAGGGCCAATCACAAGATCTCAAACCAGAAGATTGAAGAATTCGATTGCAGCCTTGGTttactccaaaccaaaccaaatcgatgatcaaaaccaagtcaagctctttaatcattcagtctttggtcttgcctagttttcctttctttctcgtgaactacaagtcttagtctttgctttgttttcccatgttgttttccttttctacaaatactttggtttcgatttcaataagatcattcacctttttgattaaaatctctcttatcattgtgaatcccttgttcatctttgaacattgatctgctgaggagttcattctccaattgcaacttggCTTTGATCCTTActtgagttcattctcttgatcaaagtctctcatctatccatcaatcatccatccgtgagttcccatccacaaaaccatctatcatcacccttttaccattccgcaaacacccatcaaaccatcaaaccattgatccaaccttcaaagatcagggaaagtgaaccatattacaaccagggttctatcaagaggataccttccttgttgctaccagtgatgattatgtcatcaacatataccagtatgactatgataccttccttgctggtgagtgtgaagaGAGAGATGGTCttgttgagacttcacaaagcctcttccgttcagtgttgtgcttagcttgtggtaccatgctcttggagattgtttcaatccgtagatggccttcctgagtctaagcacatttcctggtttcaccatgtcttcaaggccgggaggaggtctcatgtatacttcatcatctaactctccttgaagaaatgcattctt
Coding sequences within it:
- the LOC130504944 gene encoding uncharacterized protein LOC130504944 produces the protein MSESDLEREGRPAARLDKTQMDALIATLMHEMDKKLEFAGVTRSTNDVLGNTSQVRRAAREKRRGKRPTVANDLDSSSGRSTDEDRTERSIRSGRAASQTRSDRAMSQTRHTTRRAPRERPDDRLGNLKLRIPVFGGTSNPDDYLDWEKKIELVFDCQDYSEKKKVRLAKRFVPSYYGKDVHQKLRRLTQGTRGVEEYYQEMETLMLKGGVDESAEATMARFQAGLSRDIQDRIEMYEYEDIFELLHKSILIEQQLKRKHPTKGSYGNNYKTSTTKDEKPIVNAKEELKGYQRDDKGKAPATRARDVKCFKCHGFGHYANECTNKKVMLLLDNGDMISEEENVDASEEELIDYPVRAKLGLKTGKHPKPYPLQWLNEGGELMVTEQVMVPITIGRYQDEIVCDVLPMDSSHILLGRPWQFDKRAIHDGFTNRHSFTHRDKKIVLAPLSPQEVHEDQLQLKLRRQEAKKDSTESHKMGSNLMAKNSEVKKAFFLKQPLLLFVFKGALTASNLAPELPKDLQFILQDYGDVFPEDSPAGLPPFRGIEHQIDLVPGASLPNRPAYRTNPDETKELQRQVDELMEKGHIRESMSPCAVPVLLVPKKDGSWRMCVDCRAINNITVKYRYPIPRLDDMLDELHEVLRKESLFANFK